In Geminocystis sp. NIES-3708, a single window of DNA contains:
- a CDS encoding 2OG-Fe(II) oxygenase: MNRFLVGDPVPWFQCKSTSNPTYNFSTVSGRYIILCFFGSAATENSIKALSFFYQEMRHQFNDTNLCFFGVSVDPQDQELNRVQDIIPGIRFFWDFDLKVSNQYGALKSQDDNILYNPFTLILDPTLRIIANISLNDPDTHNREIADIINKLPSVDDHAQVPLTAPILIVPRVFEPEFCQELIKLYNQNGGSVSGFMQEKDGKTVGIINDKFKRRQDYNIESEDIKSHLRSCLVRRLLPEIKKAFQFDVTRIERYIVACYDSESGGFFRPHRDNTTKGTAHRRFAVTINLNAEEYEGGNLRFPEFGSKTYRAPSGGAVVFSCSLLHEATPVTQGTRYATLPFLYDDEAAKIRQENLKFFDNETANINQ, translated from the coding sequence ATGAATAGATTTCTAGTCGGTGATCCTGTACCTTGGTTTCAGTGTAAAAGTACTAGCAACCCTACCTATAACTTTAGCACTGTTAGTGGTCGTTATATAATTTTATGTTTTTTTGGTTCGGCTGCTACAGAAAATAGTATTAAAGCCTTATCTTTTTTTTATCAAGAAATGCGACATCAATTTAATGATACCAATTTATGTTTTTTTGGTGTAAGTGTTGATCCTCAAGATCAAGAATTAAATCGTGTTCAAGATATAATACCGGGTATTCGTTTCTTTTGGGATTTTGATTTAAAAGTTAGTAACCAATATGGTGCATTAAAATCTCAAGATGATAATATTCTCTATAATCCTTTTACTCTTATTCTTGATCCTACATTACGGATAATTGCTAATATCTCTCTTAATGATCCTGATACTCATAATCGTGAGATCGCTGATATAATAAACAAATTACCTTCTGTCGATGATCATGCTCAAGTGCCTTTAACTGCACCAATTTTAATCGTACCTCGTGTATTTGAGCCAGAATTTTGTCAAGAACTAATTAAGTTATATAATCAAAATGGTGGCTCTGTGTCAGGATTTATGCAAGAAAAAGACGGAAAAACTGTTGGCATAATCAATGATAAATTTAAACGTCGCCAAGATTATAATATAGAATCAGAAGACATTAAAAGTCATTTGAGATCTTGTTTAGTGAGAAGATTATTGCCTGAAATAAAAAAAGCCTTTCAATTTGACGTCACTCGTATTGAACGTTATATCGTAGCTTGTTATGATAGCGAATCGGGAGGATTTTTTCGCCCCCATCGAGATAATACAACAAAAGGCACGGCTCATCGTCGTTTTGCCGTAACAATTAATCTGAATGCAGAAGAATATGAAGGGGGTAATTTACGTTTTCCCGAATTTGGCTCAAAAACCTACCGAGCACCTAGTGGTGGCGCTGTCGTTTTTTCTTGCTCTTTACTTCATGAAGCTACTCCAGTAACTCAAGGTACTCGTTATGCAACCTTACCTTTTTTATATGATGATGAAGCAGCAAAAATTAGACAAGAAAATCTGAAATTTTTTGATAATGAAACAGCCAATATTAATCAATAA
- the lpxB gene encoding lipid-A-disaccharide synthase: MRIFISTGEVSGDLQGGLLVQAFHRQAKQLSTNLIVEGLGGEKMRCAGANIIADTTAIGSVGLLESLRFIFPTLQIQKKAKKYLEANLPDIVVLIDYLGPNLAIASYLKQKFPKIPIIWYIGPQFWVWTPLGQDVNQLVAVTDKLLAIFPEEAKFYQDKGLSSSYVGHPLVDRIKNAPTREEARKKLGIKEEEKMVVLLPASREQELKYLLPVMLESVKKLQIKIPSAHFYLPISLPKYRTKIEKLITEYKLNINLFEGETLEILAAADLAITKSGTVNLELGLLKIPQVVIYKVNAFTIWAARKILRFSIPFMSPVNLVLMREIVPELLQEKATPENIFNLSLDLLFNKSAQEKLQSEYQKMINTLDNGVDCVSDTVAQEVLQFADSIKNECNI; the protein is encoded by the coding sequence ATGCGCATATTCATTAGTACTGGAGAAGTTTCAGGAGATTTACAAGGAGGTTTATTAGTTCAAGCCTTTCATCGACAAGCTAAACAACTTAGTACTAATTTGATAGTTGAGGGTTTAGGTGGAGAAAAAATGCGCTGTGCTGGTGCTAATATTATCGCTGATACTACCGCTATTGGATCGGTGGGTTTATTAGAATCTTTACGTTTTATTTTCCCTACATTGCAGATTCAAAAAAAAGCTAAAAAATATTTAGAAGCTAATTTACCTGATATTGTTGTTTTAATTGATTATTTAGGTCCTAATTTGGCGATCGCCTCTTATTTGAAGCAAAAATTCCCAAAAATCCCTATAATTTGGTATATTGGTCCACAATTTTGGGTTTGGACACCATTAGGGCAAGATGTTAACCAATTAGTTGCTGTTACTGATAAATTACTAGCAATTTTTCCTGAAGAAGCTAAATTTTATCAAGATAAAGGATTAAGTAGCTCTTATGTAGGGCATCCGTTGGTAGATCGGATCAAAAATGCACCAACAAGAGAAGAAGCGAGAAAAAAATTAGGTATAAAAGAAGAAGAAAAAATGGTTGTTTTATTACCTGCATCTCGTGAACAGGAGTTAAAATATTTATTACCAGTAATGTTAGAATCTGTAAAAAAACTTCAAATTAAAATACCTTCAGCTCATTTTTATTTACCCATTTCTTTACCTAAATATCGCACTAAAATTGAGAAACTAATTACAGAATATAAATTAAATATCAATCTTTTTGAAGGGGAAACTTTAGAAATTTTAGCCGCCGCAGATTTAGCTATAACCAAGTCAGGTACGGTCAATTTAGAGTTAGGACTATTAAAAATTCCTCAAGTGGTAATTTATAAAGTTAATGCTTTTACCATTTGGGCAGCTCGTAAAATTTTAAGATTTTCTATTCCTTTTATGTCTCCTGTTAACTTAGTTTTAATGAGAGAAATTGTTCCAGAATTATTACAAGAAAAAGCCACGCCAGAAAATATTTTCAACCTTTCCTTAGATTTATTATTTAACAAATCTGCCCAAGAGAAATTACAGTCAGAATATCAAAAAATGATTAATACTCTTGATAATGGAGTTGATTGTGTTAGTGATACGGTTGCTCAAGAAGTCTTACAGTTTGCTGATAGCATCAAAAATGAATGCAATATTTAA
- a CDS encoding Uma2 family endonuclease translates to MVTLTSIKPQITLEEFLKLPETKPYSEYIEGKIEQKPMPQGQHSIIQTSLSAKINEIGKQKKIALALTELRCNFLDRSIVPDISIFFWNRIPKDEQGRIANRFNLHPDWVIEILSPEQSANKIIKRIMFCVNQGTQLAWLIDPEDESVMIFKPNQFPEIKSDDEILPVLDELKEIQLSVREMFSWLSLN, encoded by the coding sequence ATGGTAACACTAACCTCAATAAAACCGCAAATCACCTTGGAAGAATTTTTAAAACTACCAGAAACAAAACCCTACAGTGAATACATTGAAGGAAAAATAGAGCAAAAACCCATGCCCCAAGGACAACATAGTATTATTCAAACTTCTCTATCCGCTAAAATCAATGAGATAGGAAAACAAAAAAAAATTGCCTTAGCCTTAACGGAATTAAGATGTAACTTTCTTGATCGATCTATAGTGCCAGATATTAGTATTTTTTTCTGGAATCGTATCCCTAAGGATGAACAAGGAAGAATTGCTAATCGTTTTAATCTTCATCCTGATTGGGTAATTGAAATCTTGTCCCCTGAACAATCTGCCAATAAAATCATTAAAAGAATTATGTTTTGTGTGAACCAGGGTACACAACTAGCATGGTTAATTGATCCTGAAGATGAATCAGTAATGATTTTTAAACCGAATCAGTTTCCCGAAATTAAATCTGACGATGAAATTTTACCTGTTTTAGATGAGCTTAAAGAAATTCAATTATCCGTTCGAGAAATGTTTAGTTGGTTAAGTCTTAACTAA
- a CDS encoding FTR1 family protein: MNISSALPTFVVTLREGFEAALVVGIVFACLQKAQKQEYYRWIYLGVCGGILASVSVGWFLWGSLQQIDSSQYFYAPVLKEILKTLFALVAIAMLSWMLIWMSRQAQSLKGEVEGAINSVLTNENAGKGIFLLVFIAVLREGFETVLFMAAKFQTDFISPTIGAILGLILAGLMGWALFYWGVKINIRLFFKIMGVFLLLIVAGLVISALKNLDGAVTILSQINSNYESLCIFKQGSCLLGIPIWNTSNFLPDGEFPGILFKTLLGYRDHIYLVQLIAYLLFLSIVGNLYFSSLKSKTN, translated from the coding sequence ATGAATATAAGTAGTGCTTTACCGACTTTTGTTGTCACCCTAAGAGAAGGTTTTGAGGCCGCTTTAGTAGTGGGAATTGTCTTTGCTTGTTTGCAAAAAGCACAAAAACAGGAATATTATCGTTGGATTTATTTAGGAGTTTGTGGTGGCATATTAGCAAGTGTTTCTGTTGGTTGGTTTCTTTGGGGTAGTTTACAACAAATAGATTCTAGTCAATACTTTTATGCACCTGTATTGAAAGAAATCTTAAAAACTTTATTTGCTTTAGTGGCGATCGCTATGTTAAGTTGGATGTTGATTTGGATGAGTCGCCAAGCTCAATCATTAAAAGGTGAAGTGGAAGGAGCGATTAATTCTGTATTAACCAATGAAAATGCAGGTAAAGGTATTTTTTTATTAGTCTTTATAGCCGTTTTACGAGAAGGTTTTGAAACGGTTTTATTTATGGCTGCTAAATTTCAAACTGATTTTATTAGCCCAACGATTGGAGCAATCTTAGGACTAATATTAGCAGGTTTAATGGGATGGGCATTATTTTATTGGGGAGTCAAAATAAATATTCGTTTATTCTTCAAAATTATGGGAGTTTTTCTCTTGTTAATTGTGGCTGGTTTAGTAATTAGTGCTTTAAAAAATTTAGATGGTGCAGTAACAATTCTTAGTCAAATTAATTCTAATTATGAAAGTTTATGTATATTTAAGCAAGGTTCTTGTTTATTAGGAATACCTATTTGGAATACCAGTAATTTTTTACCAGATGGTGAATTTCCAGGGATACTATTTAAAACTTTATTAGGTTATCGAGATCATATTTATTTAGTGCAATTAATTGCTTATTTGCTTTTTTTAAGTATTGTAGGTAATTTATATTTTTCTAGTTTAAAGTCGAAAACTAATTAA
- the leuD gene encoding 3-isopropylmalate dehydratase small subunit, translating to MSERTIITGSGIPLIGNDIDTDRIIPARFLRCVTFDGLGEQVFADDRSAMNGRHPFDLPQYQNAKILVVNANFGCGSSREHAPQAISRWGIDAIVGESFAEIFSGNCLTMGIPCVTTTSGNIKSIQNLLTENPNISMILDLENLKIQCGYYSSTIKMDSGARNMLTTGKWDTCGLLTKNIDEIKTTATKLPYLTW from the coding sequence ATGAGTGAAAGAACAATTATTACAGGCTCTGGTATTCCCCTCATCGGTAATGACATTGACACCGATCGCATTATTCCCGCTCGTTTTTTACGATGTGTAACTTTTGATGGTTTGGGAGAACAAGTATTTGCCGATGATAGAAGTGCCATGAATGGGCGACATCCTTTCGATTTACCTCAATATCAAAATGCAAAAATTTTGGTAGTTAATGCCAACTTCGGTTGTGGCTCAAGTAGAGAACACGCTCCTCAAGCTATTTCTCGTTGGGGTATTGATGCCATTGTTGGGGAGAGTTTTGCTGAAATATTTTCGGGTAACTGTTTAACGATGGGAATTCCTTGTGTTACCACCACTTCTGGTAACATTAAAAGTATTCAAAATTTATTGACAGAAAATCCTAATATTTCCATGATTTTAGATTTAGAAAATTTAAAAATACAATGTGGATATTATAGTAGTACGATAAAAATGGATTCTGGTGCCAGAAATATGTTAACAACGGGAAAATGGGATACCTGTGGTTTATTAACAAAAAATATAGATGAAATTAAAACCACCGCCACAAAATTACCTTATTTAACGTGGTAA
- a CDS encoding Tab2/Atab2 family RNA-binding protein — translation MGKIWELDFYSRPILDDNNKKLWEILICESPTAIDTDLNSLFRYSQFCSNNEVNSVTLKKVIATAIEKSGETPSKIRFFRRQMNNMIIKGCEDAGIAVFSSRHTYALNQWLEERNENFYPQQQGYDEKARQLNTVQYPQSNAINLPDAVKGDKKDKWALVNLCAKDFAEMKEWDIGFGEAFPLSMINIEPDTIIPGLIIFSQRALPLAGWMSGLELGYLRLDKGNFPKISLETGVSDSWILANLTDKATLAEGENFERVKKQANGVHFLAVQSSPESESFAGFWLLLDN, via the coding sequence ATGGGAAAAATTTGGGAATTAGATTTTTATTCACGTCCAATTTTAGACGATAATAACAAAAAACTATGGGAAATATTGATCTGTGAAAGTCCCACTGCTATTGATACGGATCTTAACTCTTTATTTCGTTATTCTCAATTTTGTTCCAATAATGAAGTTAATTCTGTAACTTTAAAAAAGGTGATCGCCACTGCCATCGAAAAATCAGGAGAAACTCCCAGTAAGATTCGCTTTTTCCGTCGTCAGATGAATAATATGATTATCAAAGGCTGTGAAGATGCTGGAATTGCAGTATTTTCCTCCCGTCATACTTATGCTCTAAATCAATGGTTAGAAGAAAGAAACGAAAACTTTTATCCACAACAACAAGGATATGATGAAAAAGCTCGACAATTAAATACAGTGCAATATCCTCAAAGTAATGCGATTAATCTCCCTGATGCTGTTAAAGGTGATAAAAAAGATAAATGGGCATTAGTAAATCTGTGTGCAAAAGATTTTGCGGAAATGAAAGAATGGGATATTGGCTTCGGTGAAGCTTTCCCTCTTTCGATGATAAATATTGAACCCGATACTATAATTCCTGGATTGATTATTTTCTCTCAAAGGGCGTTACCTTTAGCAGGATGGATGTCTGGTTTAGAATTAGGTTATTTAAGGCTCGACAAAGGAAATTTCCCTAAAATCTCTTTAGAAACAGGAGTTAGTGATAGTTGGATTCTTGCGAATCTTACAGATAAAGCTACTTTAGCAGAAGGAGAAAATTTTGAAAGAGTCAAAAAACAAGCTAACGGAGTTCACTTTTTAGCGGTACAATCTTCCCCAGAATCAGAATCTTTTGCTGGTTTTTGGCTACTTCTGGACAATTAA
- a CDS encoding EAL domain-containing protein, protein MSKKYDFAQQFPNQTRKAGECIFEEGEKGEFAYIIDEGEVEISTISADNKKIILNILKAGDLFGELALVDGSPRSASAYARTNVVLTIVTSEQVKTRIEDADPILKLLLMVVMKYFRSETDRLRLAKEELDQLTLQKTQKDYQEKIFQAIELIRLESELRTGFKQNELVPFYQPIIDLKTNLIVGFEVLLRWFSATRGNISPSIFIPLAESTSLIVPIGEWLLEEGLKAILRIKEETNYNVFLSINIAEKQISDVDFLPIFKNKIITSSVNPNQIKLEILERSLFEGDIALSLMNDCRNFGLHLVIDDFGTGYANLSYLKNFKFDTMKIDQCFVKDLENNDKDQIICRTLISLSQGLNMTTVAEGIENQSQLDILKSLGCNYGQGYLFSPALPLEKAIDFIKQQQHQ, encoded by the coding sequence ATGTCAAAAAAATATGACTTTGCACAACAATTTCCAAATCAAACACGAAAGGCAGGAGAATGTATCTTTGAAGAAGGAGAAAAAGGAGAATTTGCTTATATTATTGATGAGGGTGAAGTAGAAATTTCGACAATTTCTGCTGATAATAAAAAAATTATTTTAAATATCTTAAAAGCTGGTGATTTATTTGGTGAATTAGCCTTAGTTGATGGCAGCCCTCGCTCTGCTTCTGCCTATGCTAGAACTAATGTGGTGCTAACTATTGTCACCAGTGAACAAGTTAAAACTAGAATTGAAGATGCTGATCCTATCTTAAAATTATTATTAATGGTAGTGATGAAATATTTTCGATCAGAAACTGATAGATTAAGATTAGCGAAAGAAGAATTAGATCAATTAACTTTGCAAAAGACACAAAAAGATTATCAGGAAAAAATTTTTCAAGCTATTGAATTAATCAGACTAGAAAGTGAATTAAGAACGGGTTTTAAACAGAATGAATTAGTACCTTTTTATCAACCTATTATTGATTTAAAAACTAATTTAATTGTAGGTTTTGAGGTTTTATTAAGGTGGTTTTCTGCCACAAGGGGTAATATTTCTCCCTCAATTTTTATTCCTTTAGCAGAGTCAACTTCATTAATTGTTCCCATAGGAGAGTGGTTATTAGAAGAAGGTTTAAAAGCTATTTTACGAATTAAAGAAGAAACTAACTATAATGTTTTTTTGAGTATAAATATTGCTGAAAAACAAATTTCTGATGTAGATTTTCTTCCCATTTTTAAAAATAAAATTATTACTTCTTCTGTGAATCCTAATCAAATTAAATTAGAGATTTTAGAAAGAAGTTTATTTGAGGGAGATATTGCTTTATCATTAATGAATGATTGTCGTAATTTTGGGTTGCATTTAGTTATAGATGATTTTGGCACAGGATATGCTAATTTATCCTATTTAAAAAACTTTAAATTCGATACGATGAAAATAGATCAATGTTTTGTTAAAGATTTAGAAAATAATGATAAAGATCAAATTATTTGTCGTACTCTAATCAGTCTATCTCAGGGTTTAAATATGACAACAGTGGCTGAAGGCATTGAAAATCAATCACAGTTAGATATTTTAAAATCTCTTGGTTGTAATTATGGACAAGGATATTTATTTTCTCCTGCTTTACCTTTAGAAAAAGCTATTGATTTTATTAAACAACAACAACATCAATAG
- a CDS encoding GNAT family N-acetyltransferase, which translates to MKNNILIKAVKFNSQAYYQAREIREKYLRLPLGINFTPDDLEIDRHAYHMVAYHDDQIIGCVLGIRENETVKIRQMLVIPEYQKQGIGSLLLKKIEEVFCDLGINHFYLHARQESIIFYQKNGYIFTGNSFLEVGIFHQRGDKFYL; encoded by the coding sequence ATGAAAAATAATATTTTAATTAAAGCCGTTAAATTCAATTCTCAAGCATATTATCAAGCCCGAGAAATCAGAGAAAAATATCTGCGTCTTCCTCTCGGAATCAATTTTACTCCTGATGATTTAGAAATTGATCGCCACGCATATCATATGGTAGCTTATCATGACGATCAAATTATCGGTTGTGTTTTAGGAATCAGAGAAAACGAAACAGTAAAAATTAGACAAATGTTGGTTATTCCTGAATATCAAAAACAAGGAATAGGTAGTTTATTATTAAAGAAAATTGAAGAAGTTTTCTGTGATTTAGGAATTAATCATTTTTATCTCCATGCCCGTCAAGAAAGTATTATTTTTTATCAAAAAAATGGTTATATATTCACAGGAAATTCTTTTTTAGAAGTAGGAATTTTTCATCAACGGGGAGACAAATTTTATTTATAG
- a CDS encoding IS1 family transposase (programmed frameshift) produces the protein MKCPECGSKNINKNGIKKGKQNHICVYCRGQFIALEQLSGKGYSDDLRKECLKMYVNGMGFRAIGRIKQVHHTTIISWVKAVGQILPQSYHPETRPEVGELDELQTFVGSKKTKIWRWTAVDHFHEGILEWVIGDRSAKTFRPLWEQVKKWHCYFYVTDGWKVYGNFIPEGDQIICKTYMTRVEGENTRLRHYLARLHRKTLCYSKSMEILKYSVSLLIHYLKFKDIPIPFRPLGRTTFSLLHT, from the exons ATGAAATGTCCAGAATGTGGCTCCAAGAATATCAATAAAAATGGCATAAAAAAAGGAAAACAAAATCATATTTGTGTTTATTGTCGCGGACAATTTATAGCTCTAGAACAACTCAGTGGTAAAGGTTATAGTGATGATCTCAGAAAAGAATGCTTAAAAATGTACGTCAATGGTATGGGTTTTCGAGCTATTGGGAGGATTAAACAGGTGCATCATACAACGATCATCTCTTGGGTTAAAGCAGTGGGTCAAATTTTGCCACAGAGCTATCATCCAGAAACGCGACCAGAAGTTGGAGAATTAGATGAATTGCAAACCTTTGTCGGCTCAAAAAAAACCAA AATCTGGCGATGGACAGCGGTAGATCATTTTCACGAGGGTATATTGGAATGGGTCATAGGGGATAGAAGTGCAAAAACATTTAGACCGTTGTGGGAGCAAGTAAAAAAATGGCATTGTTATTTTTATGTAACAGACGGGTGGAAAGTCTATGGAAACTTTATTCCTGAGGGCGACCAAATCATCTGTAAAACATACATGACCAGAGTGGAGGGAGAAAATACGAGATTAAGACATTATCTTGCTAGACTACATCGAAAAACTTTATGTTATTCAAAATCCATGGAGATTTTAAAGTATTCTGTTTCACTATTGATTCACTATCTCAAATTTAAAGATATACCAATTCCTTTTCGTCCTTTAGGGAGAACTACTTTTAGTCTTCTTCATACCTAA
- a CDS encoding alpha/beta fold hydrolase: MNENIGNQRDWIWHGWHIRYTFKRVALENKFSDIPIILLHGFGASLGHWRHNIPVLSQHHTVYALDLLGFGASKKAYTNYGVELWSELVYDFWNTFITQPCIILGNSIGSLIALNTVVEYPLIAKGLVMLSLPDISARQKLIPPKIQPFVNTLENLVASPFLIRLIFYLVRQPSIIRRSLKFAYIDHTNVDDELVNIISLPPHDRGAARALIALSKSVSNFSLSTSELLKQINIPILLLWGKSDRLIPPTSAKELVKINPKIELQLLDNLGHCLHDENPDLFHQLLLKWLAQILDNNNFIDTGC; encoded by the coding sequence ATGAATGAAAATATTGGCAATCAAAGAGATTGGATTTGGCACGGTTGGCATATTCGTTATACTTTTAAACGAGTAGCTTTAGAAAATAAATTCTCAGACATACCTATAATACTTTTACATGGTTTTGGTGCATCTTTAGGACATTGGCGACATAATATCCCTGTTTTAAGTCAACATCACACGGTTTACGCTCTTGATTTACTTGGTTTTGGGGCATCAAAAAAAGCTTATACTAACTATGGTGTGGAATTATGGTCTGAATTAGTCTATGATTTTTGGAATACTTTTATTACTCAACCTTGTATTATTCTCGGTAACTCTATTGGTTCATTAATTGCTTTAAACACTGTGGTTGAATATCCTCTGATAGCCAAAGGTTTAGTGATGTTGAGTTTGCCTGATATATCGGCAAGACAAAAGTTAATTCCTCCTAAAATTCAACCTTTTGTCAATACCTTAGAAAATTTAGTTGCCTCTCCTTTTCTTATTCGTCTAATTTTTTATTTAGTGCGTCAACCTAGCATTATCCGTCGTAGTTTAAAGTTTGCTTATATTGATCATACCAATGTCGATGATGAATTAGTAAATATTATTAGTCTTCCTCCTCATGATCGTGGTGCTGCTCGTGCTTTAATTGCTTTAAGTAAATCTGTTAGTAATTTTTCTTTATCCACCTCAGAATTATTAAAACAAATTAATATTCCTATATTATTACTTTGGGGTAAAAGCGATCGCTTAATTCCGCCAACTTCAGCAAAAGAATTAGTAAAAATAAACCCAAAAATTGAACTACAATTATTAGATAATTTAGGACATTGTCTTCATGATGAAAATCCAGATTTATTTCATCAATTATTATTAAAATGGTTAGCCCAAATTTTAGATAATAACAATTTTATAGATACAGGATGTTGA
- a CDS encoding tetratricopeptide repeat protein, with protein sequence MTIHSNITLSMIVKNEAHNLVDCLNSVKNLVDEIVIVDTGSTDNTKEIANNSGAKVYDYSWQDNFAQARNQTLEYVNTEWVLVLDADEILNPPIIPYIQQVIKEKDNLVVNLIRHEIGALSSPYSQLSRLFRKHPDIKFSRPYHALIDDAVLSLQEKETHWRIVDLPEIAIKHYGYQPEIIASQDKTQRAKKAMESYLKGNPNDAYVCSKLGALYLDLGDTKKGLKLLKTGLKLNLATTATLFELHYHLANALVKEKQWDTAVKHYQKAITQPILAKLKLGAYHNLGSLCYQGQDFNNAIKLYEECLKIEPNFALAYYNLGLTYRAMGRNFKAIDAYQNAIKLNPSYPWAYQNLGVLLYKQGEIEDSIRAFQKAYDLNKQQNPKVAQELKQELLNMAIELTEN encoded by the coding sequence ATGACTATTCATAGCAACATTACCCTCTCGATGATTGTCAAAAACGAGGCACACAACCTTGTAGATTGTCTTAATAGTGTCAAAAATTTAGTGGATGAGATAGTGATTGTCGATACAGGCTCAACCGACAATACAAAAGAAATAGCAAACAACTCAGGTGCAAAAGTTTATGATTATTCGTGGCAAGATAATTTTGCCCAAGCCAGAAATCAAACCTTAGAATATGTCAACACAGAATGGGTTTTAGTCTTAGATGCTGACGAAATTTTAAACCCCCCAATTATCCCTTATATTCAACAAGTGATTAAAGAAAAAGATAATCTGGTTGTTAATTTAATTCGTCACGAAATTGGCGCACTTTCTTCTCCTTATTCTCAATTATCTCGTTTATTTAGAAAACATCCTGACATCAAATTTTCCCGCCCTTATCATGCTTTAATTGATGATGCGGTATTATCTTTACAAGAAAAAGAAACTCATTGGCGCATCGTTGATTTACCAGAAATTGCCATTAAACATTATGGTTATCAACCCGAAATTATTGCTTCTCAAGATAAAACTCAACGGGCAAAAAAAGCCATGGAATCTTATTTAAAGGGAAATCCCAATGATGCTTATGTTTGCAGTAAATTAGGTGCATTATACCTTGATTTAGGAGACACCAAAAAAGGTCTAAAATTGCTGAAGACTGGCTTAAAATTGAATTTAGCAACCACTGCGACATTATTTGAACTGCATTACCATCTAGCTAATGCTTTAGTCAAAGAAAAACAATGGGATACCGCCGTTAAACATTATCAAAAAGCCATTACACAACCAATATTAGCGAAACTCAAATTAGGAGCTTATCATAACTTAGGTAGTTTATGTTATCAAGGACAAGATTTTAATAACGCCATTAAACTTTATGAAGAATGCTTAAAAATCGAACCAAATTTTGCCTTAGCTTATTATAATTTGGGGTTAACTTATCGAGCAATGGGACGTAACTTTAAAGCCATTGACGCATATCAAAACGCTATCAAACTCAATCCAAGTTATCCTTGGGCATATCAAAATTTAGGAGTTTTATTATATAAACAAGGAGAAATAGAAGACAGTATTCGCGCTTTTCAAAAAGCCTATGATTTGAATAAACAACAAAATCCAAAAGTTGCCCAAGAATTAAAACAAGAATTATTAAATATGGCTATAGAATTAACAGAAAATTAA
- a CDS encoding IS982 family transposase, producing MFNLDYLFCHVDDFCQQFETQWQQKLLSHGAVTRLRAKSLCLSEIMTILIAFHQNHYRNFKHFYLNHVQQYWFDAFPKLPSYQRFIQWVPSTVIPLCVYLKHCFGNCTGISFIDSTKIQVCHNRRISRHKVFQDLGARGKTSVDWFFGFKLHLVVNELGEILHMSLTGGNVDDRKPVIDLLQKLWGKVFADGGYVSQKLTTKLLKDYGIEFFAKRKRNMKNKLMRLHDKLLSRKRLIVETINDQLKNISQIEHSRHRSPINFCVNLLCGLIAYSHQAKKPSLRLEWLLPQSA from the coding sequence ATGTTTAATTTAGACTATTTATTTTGTCATGTCGATGATTTCTGCCAACAATTTGAGACTCAATGGCAACAAAAGCTCTTATCTCATGGAGCTGTTACTCGTCTTAGAGCCAAAAGTCTTTGTCTAAGTGAAATTATGACCATCCTTATCGCTTTCCATCAGAACCATTACCGTAATTTCAAACATTTTTATCTCAATCACGTTCAACAATATTGGTTCGATGCTTTTCCAAAACTACCTAGTTATCAACGTTTTATTCAATGGGTACCATCAACTGTCATTCCTTTGTGTGTTTATCTCAAACATTGCTTTGGCAATTGTACAGGGATTAGTTTTATTGATTCTACGAAGATTCAAGTGTGTCATAATCGACGTATTTCACGACATAAGGTATTTCAGGATTTAGGGGCGAGAGGAAAAACCTCTGTGGATTGGTTTTTTGGTTTTAAACTTCATCTAGTAGTCAATGAACTGGGAGAAATTCTCCATATGAGTCTGACTGGGGGAAATGTGGATGACCGAAAACCAGTAATTGATCTTCTCCAAAAACTTTGGGGTAAAGTGTTTGCTGATGGAGGTTATGTATCTCAAAAATTAACGACCAAACTTTTGAAAGATTACGGAATCGAGTTTTTTGCCAAGAGGAAACGTAACATGAAAAACAAATTAATGCGTCTTCACGACAAATTACTATCTCGTAAGCGATTGATTGTCGAAACCATTAATGATCAATTAAAGAATATCTCACAAATAGAACATTCACGCCATCGTTCACCAATAAATTTTTGTGTCAACTTATTATGTGGATTAATCGCATATTCTCACCAAGCAAAAAAGCCGAGTCTCCGTTTAGAATGGCTTTTACCTCAATCTGCTTAA